A genomic window from Silene latifolia isolate original U9 population chromosome Y, ASM4854445v1, whole genome shotgun sequence includes:
- the LOC141628892 gene encoding uncharacterized protein LOC141628892, giving the protein MAFCAQWNINLVTSTPDYPKAKGQAESINKGAPYSLVYGCEAVIPAEIHVPTIRSGLNTIEENQPLQQDSLTLAKELRDAAKIRIAFYQQEVARSYNKIVNIRVFKGGDLVLRKVFPNTKYKNV; this is encoded by the exons ATGGCGttttgtgcacaatggaatatcaatctGGTGACCTCTACACCAGACTATCCAAAAGCCAAAGGCCAGGCCGAATCCATCAACAAAGGG gCCCCTTACTCCCTGGTTTATGGTTGCGAAGCAGTGATCCCAGCAGAAATCCATGTACCAACTATTAGAAGCGGCCTGAACACCATAGAGGAAAACCAGCCACTACAGCAAGATAGCCTAACCCTGGCTAAAGAAttaagagatgcagccaagatCAGAATAGCTTTCTACCAGCAAGAAGTAGCTAGAAGCTACAACAAAATTGTAAACATTAGGGTATTCAAGGGAGGAGACCTAGTCCTACGTAAGGTCTTTCCAAATACAAAATACAAgaatgtgtag